Proteins from a genomic interval of Euleptes europaea isolate rEulEur1 chromosome 16, rEulEur1.hap1, whole genome shotgun sequence:
- the LOC130488302 gene encoding eukaryotic translation initiation factor 4E-binding protein 1-like has product MSAASCCRPPPSQGPMLGRDIPGPAKRPSLPEGVPLLPGGYSTTPGGTLFGTMPGGTRIIYDRNFLMECRNSPVAKTPPCHLPDIPGVTSPSAKELGSETNHAHNEEEKPGIGEEAQFDMDI; this is encoded by the coding sequence ATGTCGGCCGCCAGCTGTTGCCGACCGCCCCCCTCGCAGGGGCCGATGCTGGGCAGGGACATCCCCGGCCCCGCCAAGCGGCCCAGCCTCCCCGAGGGGGTCCCGCTCCTGCCCGGGGGCTACAGCACCACGCCGGGGGGGACGCTGTTCGGGACCATGCCCGGGGGTACACGAATCATTTACGACCGTAATTTTTTAATGGAGTGTCGCAATTCTCCAGTTGCCAAAACACCACCGTGTCATCTTCCTGACATTCCAGGCGTTACAAGTCCAAGTGCAAAGGAACTCGGATCGGAGACCAATCATGCCCACAACGAGGAGGAGAAACCAGGCATAGGTGAGGAAGCCCAGTTTGACATGGATATCTAA